From the Lampris incognitus isolate fLamInc1 chromosome 10, fLamInc1.hap2, whole genome shotgun sequence genome, one window contains:
- the LOC130119238 gene encoding galactosylceramide sulfotransferase encodes MPLHWLATQLWRYRGTVLLLTFGITLLLILLGTNSLQHSSRYVWYKGWSETTGGERKEQHDHAKERRNNSSSQGQGGRRENQPFRATAENDSKGSYTAQGRGISTPPVVFLKTHKTGSSTVQNLLFRMGERETATFAFPRQAYQFSYPDKFRAEFVDDLPPGSSQFDILCSHMRLDLGELRKVMPPNTIYITILREPLRTFESIFSYYTSSVPAFTFAKKASEATEAGERKSALSLFLESPESFWDPKEPGDGLGKNPLSFDLGLNSQQWNASWPADLSLLEETFQLIMIAEHFDESLVLLGALLKLEPEELAYVRLNVRAAQDVTPLDDVAKARMRAWNSLDVLLYDFFLQLFWEKAEQYGLERLNVEVALLRASTERIRQRCVARAGVPPGDLEDLLRPWQSDTVSILGYQVRGNLTQHEQGFCVRMMLPEPQYHAHLYFLQYGQDVRAMPAN; translated from the exons ATGCCCCTCCACTGGTTGGCCACCCAGCTTTGGAGATACCGTGGTACGGTCCTCCTCCTGACCTTTGGGATTACTCTTCTGCTCATACTCCTTGGTACTAATTCTCTCCAGCATTCAAG TCGTTATGTTTGGTACAAAGGGTGGAGCGAAACCACAGGAGGGGAAAGGAAAGAACAGCATGATCACGCCAAGGAGAGACGAAATAACAGTTCATCCCAAGGGCAGGGAGGAAGACGCGAAAACCAGCCCTTTCGCGCAACTGCCGAGAATGACTCAAAGGGGAGCTACACCGCACAGGGGAGAGGGATCAGTACTCCGCCTGTTGTTTTTCTCAAAACCCACAAGACCGGAAGCAGCACGGTCCAGAATCTGTTGTTCCGCATGGGCGAGAGGGAGACGGCCACGTTTGCGTTCCCCCGTCAAGCCTACCAGTTCAGCTACCCAGATAA ATTCAGGGCCGAGTTTGTGGATGATCTACCCCCTGGCTCGTCTCAGTTCGACATACTGTGTAGTCACATGCGCCTGGACTTGGGAGAGCTGAGAAAGGTGATGCCGCCGAACACCATCTACATCACAATCCTCCGTGAGCCTCTACGGACCTTTGAATCCATCTTCTCTTATTACACTTCCTCGGTTCCCGCTTTTACCTTTGCCAAAAAGGCGAGTGAGGCTACTGAGGCGGGAGAGCGTAAGTCAGCCCTCTCTCTTTTCCTGGAGTCCCCAGAGTCGTTTTGGGACCCCAAGGAGCCGGGCGACGGCCTGGGAAAGAACCCCTTGAGCTTTGACCTGGGCCTGAACAGCCAACAGTGGAACGCCTCCTGGCCGGCTGACTTGTCTCTGCTGGAGGAAACCTTCCAGCTCATTATGATCGCAGAGCATTTTGACGAGTCCTTGGTACTCCTGGGGGCTCTCCTGAAGCTGGAGCCGGAGGAACTGGCCTACGTGCGCCTCAATGTACGCGCCGCCCAAGATGTCACTCCACTGGACGACGTCGCCAAGGCCAGGATGCGGGCCTGGAACAGTCTGGACGTTCTGCTCTACGACTTCTTCCTGCAGTTGTTCTGGGAGAAGGCAGAGCAGTATGGCCTGGAGAGGCTCAACGTGGAGGTGGCCTTGCTGAGAGCCTCCACTGAGAGGATCAGACAGCGCTGCGTGGCTAGGGCAGGGGTGCCTCCTGGCGACCTGGAGGACTTGCTAAGGCCCTGGCAGAGCGATACGGTTTCTATCTTGGGTTACCAGGTACGGGGAAACCTGACGCAGCACGAGCAGGGATTCTGTGTGCGAATGATGCTGCCCGAACCTCAGTACCATGCTCATCTGTATTTCCTGCAGTATGGTCAAGATGTGAGGGCAATGCCTGCAAACTGA